Sequence from the Candidatus Eisenbacteria bacterium genome:
TAGATATCATTGGCCCTCTCGGTAACGGTTTCAAGATTGAGAAAGCAACGGTTCACCTGCTGGTGGCAGGAGGGAGAGGAATCGCGCCGCTTCTCTTTCTCGGCCGGAGAATGAGAGAGAAAGGGATTGTCCCAGTCTATCTCTACGGCACGAAGACCTGGGACTCTTCTCTTTTTGAGACTATCTTTGAGGGAAAAGCAAGCAAGCTGACGGTTGGGGAGGCAAAGCAGCTGGGACGTATAAACGTGAGGGCCAAAGTTGGGATGGGGTCGCTTGTCCTTGTTTCTACAGAAGACCGAAGGGAAGGCTTCAAAGGCAAAGTCACGGAGCTCTTTCTCTCGCTATTGAAGAGCAAGGTTCTTGACTCACAGACGATCGCGATCTACTCATGCGGCCCGACTGAGATGGTAAGGAAGATTGCCCGGATTTCTGTGGATTCGAATCTTCCCTGCCAGGTTTCTCTTGAGGAGAGATTTCTCTGTGGAATTGGACTCTGCATGGGGTGCTCGATTCCTGTCAAGGAAGGCGGGCTCAAGGTGAACCGCAGAGTCTGCTCGGATGGCCCTGTCTTTCGTGCGCACAGCGTTTGTTTCTGAGGATGGTTTGGGGGCAAGAATTCGTGACAAAGAAAATTGACCTGCCGGTTGACCTCGGGAAGCTCAAGCTCAAGAACCCGGTTCTTGTTGCCTCCGGAACCTTTGGCTACGGCACCGAGAATCTTGGATTCGTGGACACCGAGAAGCTCGGCGGGGTCGTGACCAAGACGATTACCCTCAGGCCAAGAAGTGGAAATCCGCAACCGAGAATCTTCGAAACGGCCTCCGGAGTCCTCAACTCAATTGGCCTTGAGAACATCGGGCTTGATAGATTCCTTAGGGAGAAAGTTCCGCTTCTCAGGCGCTTGAGGACATCTTGCATAGTGAGCATCGGCGGTGGGGACTACCGGGAGTTTTCGGAGATGGCAAGCGCTTTCCCGCGTGGAAAATTCCCGAGCGCCATTGAAG
This genomic interval carries:
- a CDS encoding dihydroorotate dehydrogenase electron transfer subunit, encoding MRAVLECSIVRSQKEIGGGLFHLEITLPSSFPVPDPGQFLHVRITEGREFLLRRPFSISDFRQRKGEAVASIIYSVRGLGTSVLLRKKKGESLDIIGPLGNGFKIEKATVHLLVAGGRGIAPLLFLGRRMREKGIVPVYLYGTKTWDSSLFETIFEGKASKLTVGEAKQLGRINVRAKVGMGSLVLVSTEDRREGFKGKVTELFLSLLKSKVLDSQTIAIYSCGPTEMVRKIARISVDSNLPCQVSLEERFLCGIGLCMGCSIPVKEGGLKVNRRVCSDGPVFRAHSVCF